A genomic stretch from Maridesulfovibrio zosterae DSM 11974 includes:
- a CDS encoding Hsp20/alpha crystallin family protein, which produces MPNLTSWGSRELEKLKIDMDRLFNSLCHDYGIPSVCGIIDCKPKTNMQEIEQSLEVSTTMPGFQAEDLEVSVAETSMTISGEKNVTFEGGRRTSHFKETIPLPCRVDPENVKATFKDGVLKIILFKCVIKPETIISINAE; this is translated from the coding sequence ATGCCTAACCTAACATCATGGGGAAGCCGGGAACTTGAAAAATTAAAAATTGATATGGACAGGCTTTTTAACAGCCTTTGCCATGATTACGGCATCCCTTCTGTATGCGGAATCATAGATTGTAAACCCAAAACAAATATGCAGGAGATTGAACAGTCACTGGAAGTGTCAACAACTATGCCCGGATTTCAAGCTGAAGACCTCGAAGTCTCAGTTGCAGAAACCAGTATGACAATTTCTGGAGAAAAAAATGTAACCTTTGAAGGAGGTAGAAGAACTAGTCACTTCAAAGAAACAATCCCTCTTCCCTGCCGGGTTGACCCTGAAAATGTGAAAGCAACATTTAAAGACGGTGTGCTCAAAATAATCCTATTCAAATGCGTCATCAAGCCAGAAACAATTATTTCAATCAATGCTGAATAA
- a CDS encoding amino acid ABC transporter substrate-binding protein has product MKRVLLVLMVAMMLAFATSAMADDGSWNKIEKAGQLRIGLDDAFPPMGFRKDDGTLVGFDVDAAEEVGKRLGIKIVWVPTAWDGVIHSLNSDKFDCIWNGMTITPERQKEVLFSKPYIMDGQIAVVAMGNKEIKSHKDLGGKVVGVQKGSPALEAAKELKPAAKEVREYDTNPKAFLDLESGRLSAVVIDNISGRYFMSARPGKYLALPGYITTEPFGVAFRQNDKSLLAKVQKTIDEMIADGTMGKISRKWFGEDVTNPAKW; this is encoded by the coding sequence ATGAAAAGGGTATTATTAGTTCTCATGGTTGCAATGATGCTGGCATTTGCAACATCAGCTATGGCAGATGATGGTTCATGGAATAAAATTGAAAAAGCAGGACAGCTCAGAATCGGGCTTGATGATGCTTTCCCTCCAATGGGTTTTCGTAAAGATGACGGAACTCTCGTAGGTTTTGATGTTGATGCTGCTGAAGAAGTTGGAAAACGTCTTGGTATCAAAATTGTCTGGGTACCTACTGCATGGGATGGTGTCATCCACTCTCTTAATTCCGATAAGTTTGATTGTATCTGGAACGGTATGACCATAACTCCTGAGCGTCAGAAAGAAGTTCTGTTCAGCAAGCCTTATATTATGGATGGACAGATTGCTGTTGTTGCCATGGGTAACAAAGAAATCAAGTCCCACAAAGATCTCGGCGGAAAAGTTGTAGGTGTTCAGAAAGGATCACCTGCTCTTGAAGCTGCTAAAGAGCTTAAGCCTGCTGCAAAAGAAGTTCGCGAATATGACACCAACCCCAAGGCTTTTCTTGACCTTGAGTCCGGTCGTCTTTCCGCAGTTGTAATTGATAATATTTCCGGCCGCTATTTCATGTCTGCACGTCCAGGCAAGTATCTTGCTCTGCCCGGTTACATAACCACTGAACCTTTCGGTGTTGCTTTCCGCCAGAACGATAAATCTTTGCTTGCTAAAGTTCAGAAGACCATCGATGAAATGATCGCTGACGGCACAATGGGTAAAATCTCCCGTAAGTGGTTCGGTGAAGATGTCACTAACCCAGCTAAATGGTAA
- a CDS encoding amino acid ABC transporter permease (The N-terminal region of this protein, as described by TIGR01726, is a three transmembrane segment that identifies a subfamily of ABC transporter permease subunits, which specificities that include histidine, arginine, glutamine, glutamate, L-cystine (sic), the opines (in Agrobacterium) octopine and nopaline, etc.): MTSILNKLGKSGAVASLFLLFVLLIFPVASHAGEKSDVILKQAGDALATGKIDQAQSLFEQIPTPGPEGDDGEFVYSRMQLARISFSMKDMGKARQFAEQIIAVYPDNAEAQNFIASVDRESKPEWRKVLDDCIRFLPSLLKGASMTLLLVFVTMIVSPIGGLFIALGRIGKTQPFSGISWFIIWFFRGTPLLLQLFFIYYGLPALGITLSPLAAALIGLGINYSAYLAEIIRAGILSIEDGQTEAAKALGMTYSQTMRRVIIPQTYKRIIPPFANEFIALIKDTALVSTIAMVELMRAADQMFNAYFNVTVLVFAAVIYLIFTTMFTFFFEKIEYKVGVYERR; this comes from the coding sequence ATGACTAGTATATTAAATAAACTCGGAAAGAGCGGGGCAGTTGCCTCGCTCTTTCTGCTGTTTGTCCTTCTTATTTTTCCGGTAGCATCACATGCTGGAGAAAAGTCTGATGTAATCTTGAAGCAGGCCGGAGATGCCCTTGCTACTGGAAAGATTGATCAGGCTCAGTCTTTGTTCGAGCAGATTCCAACTCCCGGTCCCGAAGGGGATGACGGGGAATTTGTTTATTCCCGCATGCAGCTTGCACGTATAAGTTTCTCCATGAAAGACATGGGCAAAGCGCGTCAGTTCGCTGAGCAGATCATTGCGGTATATCCTGATAATGCTGAGGCACAAAATTTCATCGCATCCGTGGACAGAGAAAGTAAACCCGAGTGGCGTAAGGTCCTTGATGACTGTATCCGCTTTTTACCATCTCTGCTGAAGGGTGCATCCATGACCCTGCTGCTGGTTTTTGTAACCATGATAGTTTCGCCTATCGGTGGGCTTTTTATTGCACTGGGCAGAATCGGTAAAACACAACCTTTTTCGGGAATCAGCTGGTTCATTATCTGGTTTTTTCGGGGAACCCCTCTTTTGCTGCAGTTGTTTTTTATCTATTATGGACTGCCGGCATTGGGTATTACTCTGTCTCCTCTGGCTGCTGCGCTCATCGGTTTAGGTATAAATTACTCAGCCTATCTGGCTGAAATCATCAGAGCTGGAATTTTGTCTATTGAAGACGGGCAGACCGAAGCTGCAAAAGCATTGGGTATGACATATTCACAGACTATGCGCAGAGTCATTATTCCACAGACTTACAAGCGTATTATTCCGCCATTTGCCAATGAATTTATTGCGCTCATTAAAGATACTGCACTTGTTTCAACTATTGCCATGGTTGAACTTATGCGTGCAGCAGATCAAATGTTCAACGCATATTTCAACGTGACCGTGCTTGTTTTTGCAGCAGTTATTTATCTTATTTTTACGACTATGTTCACTTTCTTCTTTGAGAAGATTGAATATAAGGTCGGAGTATATGAAAGGCGCTAA
- a CDS encoding amino acid ABC transporter ATP-binding protein, with protein METILELKQVVKTFGKLVAVNHIDLKIARGEKVVIVGPSGSGKSTLLRTMNFLETIDSGELFFEGELCGYTYTDGNPVLDSQKNLCALRSEIGMVFQQFNLFPHMTVLQNVMEGQVTVLKKSKAEARETALQMLEKVGLSDRSTVFPVTLSGGQKQRVAIARALAMKPKMMLFDEPTSALDPELVGEVFDTIRSLADDGMTMVIVTHNMGFAREVADTVIFMESGDFIAKGTPAEFFSADTQHPRIKEFMDKLL; from the coding sequence ATGGAAACCATTTTAGAATTAAAACAGGTCGTCAAGACTTTCGGAAAGCTCGTAGCGGTTAATCATATTGATCTCAAAATTGCACGAGGCGAGAAAGTCGTAATTGTTGGTCCCAGTGGTTCTGGGAAGTCAACTTTGCTGCGTACTATGAATTTTTTGGAAACCATTGATTCCGGTGAGCTCTTTTTCGAGGGTGAACTCTGTGGTTATACATATACTGATGGTAATCCTGTACTGGATTCCCAGAAGAACCTTTGCGCTTTACGCTCTGAAATAGGCATGGTTTTTCAGCAATTTAACCTCTTCCCGCATATGACAGTTCTACAGAATGTTATGGAAGGGCAGGTCACTGTGTTGAAGAAGAGCAAAGCTGAAGCCCGCGAAACAGCGCTTCAGATGCTTGAAAAAGTAGGACTTTCAGATCGATCGACTGTTTTTCCGGTAACATTGTCCGGTGGCCAGAAGCAGCGTGTTGCCATTGCCAGAGCTTTGGCAATGAAGCCTAAGATGATGCTCTTTGATGAACCTACATCGGCTCTGGACCCTGAACTTGTCGGAGAAGTTTTTGATACTATTCGGTCACTTGCCGATGACGGTATGACCATGGTTATCGTAACTCATAATATGGGGTTTGCCCGTGAAGTTGCTGATACTGTAATTTTTATGGAATCAGGTGATTTTATTGCGAAAGGAACTCCTGCTGAGTTCTTTTCCGCTGACACTCAGCATCCCCGTATTAAAGAATTCATGGATAAGTTACTGTAA
- a CDS encoding FUSC family membrane protein has protein sequence MHKIISEFYRIFIRPIDPGLFITKYALKSIAACAVSLGLAYLMGMSGKHMQWCGYGSVALVLFRAGSTLAKRKIVAVILGLLLICLVPVSTFIGNYTFALEIYLFLLAFGVFFAPVLGVAAGTVGLGTLIVNLLALTSPDTFIAGLQRSGAIFFGASVVYIFIFHLWPLRPEKILNRAGSVALTDIGDYFRAVASSGGSHKDLQQLAEIHERTVESVRRYRGFMEAMNVDPVKDLGSYEGPSALYALLVRMIEAVVGLSNSRQFADHSAVFSDMRFIFSDIAGKSSVAFDVLAAKLSTGKGDVNLKEIDDGIADLESRLLRLGAYKRDDGLRDEFLEAWGAIYGLRNLSLEFAEMNKLCCSGGACSVR, from the coding sequence ATGCATAAAATAATATCTGAATTTTATAGAATTTTTATCAGGCCGATTGACCCTGGCTTGTTTATTACTAAGTACGCGTTGAAATCTATTGCAGCATGCGCAGTATCTCTTGGGCTGGCCTATTTAATGGGCATGAGTGGTAAGCACATGCAGTGGTGCGGTTATGGTTCTGTTGCGCTTGTGCTTTTCAGAGCTGGGAGTACGCTTGCAAAGCGCAAGATTGTAGCGGTTATTCTTGGATTACTTCTTATCTGTTTGGTTCCTGTTTCAACCTTTATTGGCAATTATACATTTGCACTTGAGATTTATCTTTTCTTATTAGCCTTTGGTGTTTTCTTCGCTCCAGTTCTGGGAGTGGCTGCAGGTACTGTCGGGTTAGGAACACTTATCGTTAATTTACTGGCATTGACTTCACCGGATACTTTTATAGCAGGATTGCAAAGGTCTGGAGCGATTTTTTTTGGAGCATCGGTTGTATATATTTTTATTTTCCATTTGTGGCCTCTGAGACCTGAAAAAATTTTGAATCGTGCCGGTTCTGTCGCACTAACGGATATAGGTGATTATTTTCGTGCTGTGGCGTCATCCGGCGGGAGTCATAAAGATTTGCAACAGTTGGCTGAGATTCATGAGCGTACAGTTGAGTCTGTCAGACGGTACAGGGGATTTATGGAAGCTATGAATGTTGATCCTGTTAAAGATCTTGGTAGCTATGAGGGACCGTCAGCTTTGTATGCTCTCCTTGTCCGTATGATTGAAGCAGTTGTCGGACTTTCAAATAGCCGCCAGTTTGCGGATCATAGTGCTGTTTTTTCTGACATGCGTTTTATATTCAGTGATATTGCTGGTAAAAGCTCAGTTGCATTTGATGTTCTTGCTGCAAAACTTTCTACAGGAAAAGGCGATGTAAATCTGAAGGAAATAGATGACGGAATTGCGGATTTAGAATCAAGATTACTGCGTCTTGGAGCCTATAAGCGTGATGATGGGTTGCGAGATGAGTTTCTCGAAGCCTGGGGAGCTATTTATGGCTTACGTAATCTAAGTCTTGAGTTTGCAGAAATGAATAAACTTTGCTGTTCCGGAGGTGCTTGCAGTGTTCGCTGA
- a CDS encoding FUSC family protein: protein MFADVLSTIKKEFRWNSVSFRHAFKAAAAITFAIVAARFLGLRHAVWLPISVIVIMRPSVGGTLRIGWKRLWGTVLGAALGVCILFLDPGAGVLYGLIALSFFLMILLRVFNYTAFSCCLTLGVILLLGILFTDGWQFGVERILDTLLGVAIGIAASFGVWPNLARKNLRKKMAMLLELQSVHFKKLAESYLYGGVSEPELVKSRIKASQMLDTCSESFREAAAEPGLQGWQRDSLTRLHRTFSRMHSLLMTMSTIIRRGYGGPLPSITDGMKNILADAADYYAWLECYALTPEECPPEPDFDLAIANFMSAVGDARVRGDFEAVPMERRNNISAFIWNIRALGGEIARAGRRMHELRYGRE from the coding sequence GTGTTCGCTGATGTTCTAAGCACCATCAAAAAAGAATTTCGTTGGAATTCAGTATCGTTCAGACATGCTTTTAAAGCTGCTGCAGCAATAACTTTTGCGATTGTCGCAGCAAGGTTCCTTGGTCTACGCCATGCTGTCTGGCTTCCGATCAGTGTAATAGTCATTATGCGTCCTTCAGTTGGAGGGACATTGAGAATCGGTTGGAAACGGTTATGGGGAACTGTTCTAGGTGCAGCGCTTGGAGTATGCATTCTGTTTTTAGATCCTGGAGCGGGAGTGCTGTACGGGCTGATAGCGCTATCTTTTTTTCTTATGATTTTATTGAGGGTGTTTAACTACACTGCTTTTTCGTGTTGCCTGACCCTTGGTGTAATTTTATTGCTGGGCATACTTTTTACTGATGGCTGGCAATTCGGTGTAGAACGTATACTCGATACCTTGCTTGGAGTGGCAATTGGAATTGCTGCGTCATTTGGAGTGTGGCCTAATCTGGCTCGCAAGAATTTGCGTAAAAAAATGGCTATGCTGTTAGAATTACAAAGTGTTCATTTTAAAAAACTTGCTGAATCATATTTATATGGCGGGGTAAGTGAACCTGAACTTGTAAAGAGTCGTATTAAGGCATCACAGATGCTGGATACATGTTCTGAGTCTTTTCGTGAGGCAGCGGCTGAGCCGGGATTGCAAGGGTGGCAGCGCGATTCTTTGACACGGCTTCATAGAACCTTTAGCCGTATGCATAGTCTGCTTATGACTATGTCTACGATTATTCGTAGAGGTTATGGAGGACCTCTTCCTTCTATCACTGATGGAATGAAAAATATTTTAGCAGATGCAGCTGATTATTATGCATGGCTTGAGTGCTATGCTTTAACCCCTGAGGAATGTCCACCTGAGCCAGATTTTGATCTGGCTATTGCTAATTTTATGTCAGCGGTTGGCGATGCTCGTGTGCGGGGTGACTTTGAAGCTGTTCCCATGGAACGTCGTAACAATATTTCGGCGTTTATATGGAACATCCGTGCTCTTGGAGGAGAAATTGCCCGTGCCGGCCGTCGTATGCATGAGCTTCGTTATGGACGGGAATAG
- a CDS encoding AI-2E family transporter encodes MMLDESTPYTFDRVVRLVLGAGFIWISVLLLRTLSDVLAPFAVALALAYLLNPLVNFTGKFIKNRTAAVILTLLVLLIPAVKLFWLAIRMIGSELKHTGLLLAKLVNDSTVAHRAADYIPEDIWHTVLELAKQDDVRSFLSESGLTHLLQVSAQKALPGIWNLVSGSAQTLAALAGIFVIILYLVFILADYDKLANWRKQIPAKYRVQLSSLVDEFTNVTNRYFRTQALIALIIGCLFSTGFLIIQLPLAIMLGMLIGLLNMVPYLQIAGLIPAFLLAGISALATGGNMLYALGGVGIVFAVVQIIQDAVLVPRLQGESLGLSPWMILLSLSIWGKLLGFLGLVMALPLSCMALALYRQYMINPGEVGEVVETSDSA; translated from the coding sequence ATGATGCTTGATGAAAGCACTCCATATACTTTTGATCGCGTGGTGCGATTGGTGCTTGGAGCTGGATTCATTTGGATAAGTGTTCTGCTCTTGAGAACGCTTAGTGATGTGCTTGCACCGTTTGCCGTTGCACTTGCTTTGGCTTACCTGCTCAACCCACTGGTTAATTTTACAGGAAAATTTATTAAAAATCGCACGGCCGCAGTTATTTTAACATTGCTTGTGCTGCTGATTCCAGCAGTCAAATTATTCTGGTTGGCCATACGTATGATAGGTTCCGAGCTTAAGCATACCGGATTGTTATTGGCTAAACTTGTCAATGATTCTACTGTTGCTCATAGGGCGGCTGACTATATTCCTGAAGATATCTGGCATACAGTACTGGAGCTTGCCAAGCAGGATGATGTACGCTCTTTTTTAAGTGAATCTGGATTGACACACCTGCTGCAGGTATCAGCTCAAAAAGCTCTGCCGGGAATATGGAATCTTGTCAGCGGATCAGCTCAGACTCTTGCCGCTTTAGCCGGAATATTTGTTATTATTCTATATCTGGTATTTATTCTTGCTGACTATGATAAATTAGCCAACTGGAGGAAACAGATACCAGCTAAATATCGGGTACAGTTAAGTTCTCTGGTTGATGAGTTTACAAATGTAACTAATCGGTATTTTCGCACTCAGGCCTTAATTGCACTTATTATAGGTTGTCTTTTTTCTACTGGATTTCTGATTATTCAATTACCTCTGGCTATTATGTTGGGCATGCTTATAGGGTTGCTTAATATGGTTCCATATTTACAGATAGCCGGACTGATTCCAGCATTTCTGTTGGCAGGCATCAGTGCTTTGGCAACGGGTGGTAATATGTTGTATGCGCTTGGAGGAGTCGGAATTGTTTTCGCTGTTGTGCAGATCATTCAGGACGCAGTTCTGGTTCCAAGACTGCAAGGTGAGAGTCTAGGGCTGTCACCATGGATGATTCTTTTGTCTTTATCTATTTGGGGCAAACTACTTGGATTTCTTGGATTGGTTATGGCATTACCACTAAGCTGTATGGCTTTAGCTCTCTACAGACAGTATATGATAAATCCGGGTGAAGTGGGAGAAGTTGTGGAGACCAGTGACAGTGCTTGA
- a CDS encoding protein-glutamate methylesterase/protein-glutamine glutaminase has protein sequence MINVVVVDDSAFMRKAISTMLEKDPGIKVVATARDGEEGLRVIRKHNPDVVTLDIEMPKMDGLTALRHIMMEMPRPVLMVSSLTTEGAESTLKAMDLGAVDFIPKQLSKVSLDIVKIERDLISKVKTIANRKMRPVPRVRPSASAARRQAVSLRTPRGRAKRDIVVIGVSTGGPPAVQKILSSLPKDFPAGIVIAQHMPKAFTGPFANRLNGVSQLNVKEAETGDRLLPGHVFIAPGGSHLILDQKVSRIDLIVTPNPKEALYKPSANVLVSSVADAVGRRALGVILTGMGNDGRDGIRELKSKGGRAIAQSDSSCVVYGMPKAIVDDGLADEIVDIDDMANAIINNLYL, from the coding sequence GTGATAAATGTCGTAGTTGTAGATGATTCTGCTTTTATGCGTAAAGCCATCAGTACGATGCTGGAAAAAGATCCCGGTATTAAGGTGGTGGCTACTGCGCGCGACGGCGAGGAAGGATTAAGGGTTATCAGGAAGCATAATCCTGATGTCGTAACTCTTGATATTGAAATGCCGAAGATGGACGGATTGACCGCATTACGGCATATAATGATGGAAATGCCGCGACCTGTCCTGATGGTAAGTTCTTTGACAACTGAAGGAGCAGAATCAACGCTTAAGGCCATGGACCTTGGGGCAGTAGACTTTATTCCTAAGCAGCTGTCTAAAGTTTCTCTGGATATAGTAAAAATTGAGCGAGACCTTATTTCCAAGGTTAAAACTATTGCTAACCGCAAGATGCGTCCTGTTCCTAGAGTGAGGCCTTCGGCATCAGCCGCTCGTCGTCAGGCTGTATCTTTAAGAACTCCTCGTGGACGTGCAAAGCGTGATATTGTGGTTATAGGCGTATCGACCGGCGGACCTCCTGCTGTTCAGAAGATTTTATCTTCGCTTCCTAAAGATTTTCCTGCTGGAATTGTTATTGCTCAGCATATGCCTAAGGCTTTTACCGGACCGTTTGCTAACAGGCTGAATGGTGTAAGTCAGCTAAATGTTAAAGAGGCAGAGACAGGTGACAGATTGTTGCCTGGACATGTATTTATTGCTCCAGGTGGATCGCATCTGATTCTTGATCAAAAGGTAAGCAGAATTGATCTTATCGTGACACCGAACCCTAAAGAAGCCCTTTATAAACCTTCAGCAAATGTTTTAGTTTCGTCTGTGGCCGATGCTGTTGGCCGTCGTGCTTTAGGAGTCATCTTGACTGGAATGGGCAATGATGGGCGTGATGGCATCAGGGAACTTAAAAGTAAGGGAGGAAGGGCTATCGCTCAGAGTGATTCTTCCTGTGTCGTTTATGGAATGCCTAAGGCTATCGTAGATGACGGACTTGCTGATGAAATTGTAGATATTGATGATATGGCTAATGCCATCATAAATAATCTCTACCTGTAG
- a CDS encoding HEAT repeat domain-containing protein: MTDCSKVLEELKSDDNEIVREAAFQAGELGCADAVPLLADLLKSNHLGLQEAADHALRSIGGKSVVQAVVPLLRSDDAPARNLSMDILREVGAQDFPSLVDLVHDDDADIRIFATDILGSTDSFMAVEPLCDALLKDPEVNVRYQAAVSLGDLANPAAARCLNKAMLDDEWVQYAVIEALAKIKHSSSVDALVKALNSSSDLVASMIVDALGEVGNIKAVTMLLRHLDKSPTALRNKIVKAIVGILGGKSLKLLSASEREKLREYMLIALKDEDHEVQDAAITGLSFVGGEKATAEVLNIACELDHDRDRDRLANIIEDMSNLSFNSSMVDALNCGNMKKASLAVQLLSHLEGEDVSDALMNAFEGGDRNIKREILEALLEIAGDEAKEFFENILKNEQDGSMLKSTIHFLGLKLKDLKAIDGIFALLDHPYDDVKEAALDACVAIGGDEINQRFVNLFESDEAIDRLMAVFAMGKLDAQANIEYIRMALEDELPDVRKIALEALHDCGSHAESLPLVISRLHDENRDVRLTVVELLGSCYKDEVIPYIIQALQDDDDWVQIRAAEALGEHREESALPQLITMLDSPNKLVAIKVVEVLGTIGGTMAFQALLEASNGDANPELVQAAEEAILRIQEEQGEGD, from the coding sequence ATGACGGATTGTTCCAAAGTTCTTGAAGAACTTAAAAGTGATGACAATGAGATTGTCCGCGAGGCTGCCTTTCAAGCCGGAGAGCTTGGTTGTGCTGATGCTGTACCGTTACTGGCTGACTTGCTCAAATCCAATCATTTAGGATTGCAGGAGGCAGCTGATCACGCATTACGCAGCATCGGCGGTAAAAGTGTGGTACAAGCTGTTGTGCCGTTGTTGCGCTCTGACGATGCTCCTGCACGAAATCTTTCTATGGATATTTTGCGTGAAGTAGGAGCTCAGGATTTTCCTTCACTGGTTGATCTGGTGCATGATGATGACGCTGATATCCGTATTTTTGCGACAGACATTTTAGGTTCTACGGACAGTTTTATGGCTGTTGAGCCTTTATGTGATGCTTTACTTAAAGATCCTGAAGTAAATGTTCGTTATCAGGCTGCTGTCAGTCTTGGGGATCTTGCAAATCCTGCCGCAGCCCGGTGCTTGAACAAGGCTATGCTTGATGATGAATGGGTTCAGTATGCAGTCATTGAAGCTCTTGCAAAGATTAAGCACTCCAGCTCAGTAGACGCGTTGGTTAAGGCTTTGAATTCCAGTTCTGATCTTGTTGCATCAATGATTGTGGACGCTTTGGGAGAGGTCGGAAATATTAAAGCCGTTACTATGCTTTTGCGCCATCTTGATAAATCTCCGACTGCTTTGCGCAATAAAATAGTCAAGGCTATTGTTGGTATTCTTGGTGGAAAGTCTCTCAAACTCCTTTCTGCTTCAGAGCGAGAAAAACTTAGAGAGTATATGCTTATTGCTCTTAAGGATGAAGACCATGAGGTGCAGGACGCAGCTATTACCGGCCTAAGTTTTGTCGGTGGTGAAAAGGCAACTGCAGAGGTTCTTAATATTGCCTGTGAGCTTGACCATGACCGTGACAGAGACCGTCTCGCTAATATTATAGAGGATATGTCCAATTTAAGCTTTAATTCTTCAATGGTTGATGCTCTTAACTGCGGCAATATGAAGAAGGCATCATTGGCCGTTCAGCTTTTATCCCATCTTGAAGGCGAAGATGTTTCTGATGCACTTATGAATGCATTTGAAGGTGGAGATCGCAATATAAAACGTGAAATCCTTGAGGCTTTGCTTGAAATTGCTGGAGATGAGGCTAAAGAATTTTTCGAGAATATTCTTAAGAATGAACAAGACGGATCCATGCTTAAGTCTACTATCCATTTTCTTGGACTTAAGCTTAAAGATTTAAAAGCAATTGATGGTATATTTGCTTTGTTGGATCATCCCTATGATGATGTAAAAGAGGCTGCCCTTGATGCCTGTGTTGCTATTGGCGGTGACGAAATTAATCAGAGATTTGTCAATCTTTTTGAAAGTGATGAAGCAATAGATCGGCTTATGGCTGTTTTTGCAATGGGCAAACTAGATGCCCAGGCTAATATTGAGTACATAAGAATGGCCCTTGAAGATGAGTTGCCTGATGTTAGGAAAATTGCCCTTGAAGCCCTCCATGACTGCGGTTCGCACGCCGAGAGTTTACCTTTAGTTATTTCCAGACTTCATGATGAAAATCGTGATGTGCGGTTAACCGTTGTGGAGCTGTTGGGCAGTTGTTATAAAGATGAAGTTATTCCTTATATTATTCAGGCTCTTCAGGATGATGATGACTGGGTGCAGATTCGTGCTGCGGAGGCTCTTGGCGAACATCGTGAAGAAAGTGCGCTTCCACAATTAATAACAATGCTGGATTCTCCTAATAAGCTTGTAGCAATCAAAGTGGTTGAAGTTCTAGGTACTATTGGCGGAACCATGGCTTTTCAGGCTTTGCTTGAAGCTTCCAATGGTGATGCTAACCCGGAACTGGTACAAGCTGCCGAAGAGGCTATTTTAAGAATCCAGGAAGAGCAAGGAGAAGGGGATTAG
- a CDS encoding CheR family methyltransferase gives MSSLFSKTISLRKELKISELEFTQLRDFIYDQAGIFIAGNRKYLLENRLSNRLKELNLKNFGEYYYYLQYDPGKKSELNKLFEVITTNETSFYRNPPQLKVFQTKVLPEVLNELRKKRRKRLRIWSAGCSTGEEPYTLAMIIHDVLGAELSSWDIKITANDLSERVLTSARRAVYSEYSLRTTPKEIVRKYFEQDGKQYKVKPAIKKLVSFGQINLSDRMQVKRVERSEIVFCRNVIIYFDEAMKKKVINAYYDNLVPGGFLIIGHSESLHNITRAFKPVHHPGAIIYQKLE, from the coding sequence ATGTCTTCTCTGTTTTCAAAAACTATATCACTGCGCAAAGAGTTAAAAATATCTGAGCTGGAATTTACCCAGTTAAGAGATTTTATCTATGATCAAGCCGGTATTTTTATTGCTGGAAACCGTAAGTACCTGCTTGAAAACCGTCTTTCTAACCGTCTGAAGGAACTTAACCTGAAGAATTTTGGCGAATACTACTATTATTTACAGTATGACCCAGGTAAGAAGTCGGAACTGAATAAGCTCTTTGAGGTTATAACAACAAATGAAACAAGTTTTTACCGCAACCCTCCTCAGCTTAAGGTTTTTCAAACCAAAGTACTTCCGGAAGTGCTGAACGAACTGCGTAAAAAAAGAAGAAAACGTTTACGCATATGGTCAGCAGGATGTTCTACTGGTGAAGAGCCATATACTCTTGCCATGATTATTCATGATGTGCTTGGCGCAGAGCTTTCCAGCTGGGATATTAAAATTACTGCTAACGACCTTTCTGAAAGAGTTCTGACGTCTGCACGACGTGCTGTATACAGCGAGTATTCACTTAGAACGACTCCTAAGGAAATTGTTAGAAAGTACTTTGAGCAGGATGGTAAGCAGTATAAAGTTAAGCCTGCGATCAAGAAGCTTGTCAGCTTTGGACAGATCAACCTGAGTGACCGAATGCAGGTGAAAAGGGTTGAGCGCTCTGAAATAGTTTTTTGCAGGAACGTTATCATTTATTTTGATGAGGCAATGAAGAAAAAAGTTATCAATGCCTATTATGATAATCTAGTCCCGGGTGGATTTCTGATTATTGGACACTCAGAATCACTGCATAATATTACCAGAGCTTTTAAGCCTGTGCACCATCCCGGAGCTATTATTTACCAGAAGCTGGAATAA